One window of the Niallia circulans genome contains the following:
- a CDS encoding MerR family transcriptional regulator, with protein sequence MLLYSISKAAEESGISAYTLRYYENIGLLPSPKRNNGGRRLYTETDIQFMKFLKSLKDTGMSLEDINEFVKDGCILEKISSNAEPTQLTPSINKRIEILTKHLEKMEIKKKELEEVTSITKLKLDTYYSILKQNEGNK encoded by the coding sequence ATATTGTTGTATTCCATTAGTAAAGCTGCTGAGGAGTCTGGTATTAGCGCATATACATTAAGGTATTACGAAAACATAGGGTTACTGCCCTCACCAAAACGAAACAACGGTGGAAGACGTCTTTATACGGAAACTGATATTCAGTTCATGAAATTTCTGAAAAGTTTAAAGGATACAGGTATGTCTCTAGAAGATATTAATGAATTTGTCAAAGACGGATGTATTTTAGAAAAAATCAGTTCGAATGCGGAGCCGACACAACTTACTCCGTCTATAAATAAACGTATTGAGATTTTAACCAAGCACTTAGAAAAAATGGAAATTAAAAAGAAGGAACTCGAAGAAGTGACTTCCATAACAAAGCTAAAACTGGATACATATTATTCAATTTTGAAACAGAATGAGGGAAATAAATGA